The following proteins are encoded in a genomic region of Streptococcus equi subsp. equi:
- the leuS gene encoding LeuS, which yields MTFYNHKAIEPKWQAFWADNHTFKTGTDASKPKFYALDMFPYPSGAGLHVGHPEGYTATDILSRFKRAQGYNVLHPMGWDAFGLPAEQYAMDTGNDPAEFTAENIANFKRQINALGFSYDWDREINTTDPSYYKWTQWIFTKLYEKGLAYEAEVPVNWVEELGTAIANEEVLPDGTSERGGYPVVRKPMRQWMLKITAYAERLLADLEEVDWPESIKDMQRNWIGKSTGANVTFKVKDTDKDFTVFTTRPDTLFGATYAVLAPEHALVDSITTAEQAQAVAEYKRQASLKSDLARTDLAKEKTGVWTGAYAINPVNGKEMPIWIADYVLASYGTGAIMAVPAHDERDWAFAKQFNLEIIPVLEGGNVDEAAYTEDGIHINSDFLDGLDKACAIAKMVAWLEETGVGHEKVSYRLRDWLFSRQRYWGEPIPIIHWEDGTSTAVPEQDLPLVLPVTKDIRPSGTGESPLANLTDWLEVTREDGVKGRRETNTMPQWAGSSWYYLRYIDPHNDEQLADKDLLKQWLPVDIYIGGAEHAVLHLLYARFWHKVLYDLGVVPTKEPFQKLFNQGMILGTSYRDHRGALVATDKVDKRDGSFFHMETGEELEQAPAKMSKSLKNVVNPDDVVEQYGADTLRVYEMFMGPLDASIAWSEEGLEGARKFLDRVYRLITTKEIVAENSGALDKAYHETVKAVTEQIEGMKFNTAIAQLMIFVNAANKEDELYVAYAKGFVQLLAPFAPHLGEELWQILTASGQSISYVAWPTHDDSKLVENDVEIVVQIKGKVKAKLVVAKDLSREELEKVALAHDKIQAEIAGKEVAKVIVVPNKLVNIVVK from the coding sequence ATGACATTTTACAATCACAAAGCCATTGAGCCTAAGTGGCAGGCCTTTTGGGCTGATAATCATACCTTTAAAACGGGGACAGATGCCTCAAAGCCTAAATTTTATGCTTTAGATATGTTTCCTTATCCTTCCGGTGCAGGTCTTCATGTTGGGCATCCTGAGGGTTACACTGCAACTGATATTTTAAGCCGCTTCAAGCGTGCACAGGGTTATAATGTCCTCCACCCAATGGGCTGGGATGCCTTTGGTCTGCCTGCTGAGCAATACGCGATGGATACTGGTAATGACCCTGCTGAGTTTACAGCAGAAAACATTGCCAACTTTAAACGTCAGATCAATGCTCTTGGCTTCTCGTATGACTGGGATCGTGAGATCAATACAACTGATCCTAGTTACTACAAATGGACACAGTGGATTTTCACAAAATTGTATGAAAAAGGCCTAGCCTATGAAGCTGAGGTGCCTGTTAACTGGGTTGAAGAGCTGGGAACAGCTATTGCGAATGAGGAGGTTCTCCCTGATGGCACATCAGAGCGTGGAGGCTATCCAGTTGTCCGTAAGCCCATGCGCCAATGGATGCTCAAAATCACAGCCTACGCAGAGCGCTTGCTAGCAGATCTGGAGGAAGTGGATTGGCCAGAGTCGATCAAGGATATGCAGCGCAACTGGATTGGTAAATCAACAGGGGCTAATGTAACCTTCAAGGTCAAAGATACCGATAAAGACTTCACCGTCTTTACCACACGACCTGATACCCTGTTTGGTGCAACCTATGCTGTTTTGGCACCAGAACACGCCTTAGTAGATAGCATTACTACAGCAGAGCAAGCGCAGGCTGTTGCTGAGTACAAACGCCAAGCGAGCCTCAAATCTGACCTTGCTCGTACCGATCTTGCCAAGGAAAAAACAGGTGTCTGGACAGGAGCCTATGCGATCAACCCGGTCAATGGCAAAGAAATGCCTATCTGGATTGCGGATTATGTGCTTGCAAGCTACGGTACAGGTGCTATCATGGCAGTGCCAGCGCATGATGAGCGTGACTGGGCATTTGCAAAGCAATTCAATCTTGAGATTATTCCAGTGCTTGAAGGGGGCAATGTTGATGAGGCTGCCTACACAGAGGACGGTATTCACATTAATTCTGACTTCCTAGATGGTCTTGATAAGGCTTGTGCCATTGCTAAAATGGTGGCGTGGCTGGAGGAGACTGGTGTCGGTCATGAAAAGGTCTCTTATCGCCTACGTGACTGGCTGTTCAGTCGTCAGCGCTACTGGGGTGAGCCAATCCCAATCATTCATTGGGAGGACGGTACCTCGACAGCGGTTCCTGAGCAGGACCTACCACTTGTTTTGCCAGTGACCAAGGATATTCGCCCATCTGGTACAGGAGAATCACCACTAGCTAACTTGACTGACTGGCTTGAGGTGACCCGCGAGGATGGGGTCAAAGGGCGTCGTGAGACCAACACCATGCCACAGTGGGCTGGCTCAAGCTGGTATTACCTTCGCTATATTGACCCACACAATGATGAGCAATTAGCTGATAAGGACCTGTTAAAGCAATGGCTGCCAGTAGATATTTACATTGGTGGTGCTGAGCACGCAGTGCTTCATCTGCTTTATGCACGCTTCTGGCACAAGGTACTCTATGATCTGGGTGTAGTGCCAACCAAGGAGCCCTTCCAAAAGCTCTTTAATCAAGGCATGATTTTGGGAACCAGCTATCGCGACCATCGTGGGGCCTTGGTCGCAACGGATAAGGTTGACAAGCGTGATGGTAGCTTCTTCCACATGGAAACAGGCGAGGAGCTTGAGCAGGCCCCTGCTAAGATGTCTAAATCACTGAAAAACGTTGTCAACCCAGACGATGTGGTGGAGCAGTACGGAGCAGATACCCTGCGTGTGTATGAAATGTTTATGGGGCCACTTGATGCGTCCATTGCTTGGTCTGAAGAAGGCCTTGAGGGAGCACGCAAGTTCCTAGATCGTGTTTACCGTTTGATCACGACAAAGGAAATTGTTGCAGAAAATAGCGGAGCTTTAGATAAGGCTTACCATGAGACTGTTAAGGCAGTCACAGAACAAATCGAAGGCATGAAATTCAATACTGCTATTGCCCAGCTCATGATTTTTGTCAATGCAGCCAATAAAGAGGACGAGCTTTATGTGGCATACGCCAAAGGCTTCGTTCAATTGCTAGCCCCATTTGCCCCACACCTAGGTGAAGAATTATGGCAGATCCTGACAGCTTCAGGTCAATCCATCTCGTATGTTGCATGGCCAACCCATGACGATAGTAAGCTCGTTGAAAATGATGTTGAAATCGTTGTTCAAATTAAAGGAAAGGTCAAGGCTAAGCTTGTCGTGGCAAAAGACCTCTCAAGAGAAGAGCTAGAAAAAGTAGCCCTAGCACATGATAAAATACAGGCTGAAATTGCAGGCAAGGAAGTGGCAAAGGTCATCGTTGTTCCTAATAAGCTCGTTAATATTGTGGTGAAATAA
- a CDS encoding anti-phagocytic factor H binding protein: MKKLVLASAAALVLAGATVSTGTVSANSSRYNYTGWNQGGYSWKYLRLRNKNPYSRRTLTEDYSDQRKNEAKDSIKELSKLSDKEKKNFADRIDALTDTYAISSILSEAKNKNNDYLEFDKEYEALFNSNKYKLEIEKIKDRVYFDEGYSARQGINDLKSLEN; the protein is encoded by the coding sequence GTGAAAAAATTAGTTTTAGCCAGTGCAGCAGCACTTGTATTAGCAGGAGCAACTGTAAGTACAGGAACAGTAAGTGCGAATAGTTCAAGATATAATTATACCGGTTGGAATCAAGGTGGGTACTCATGGAAATATTTGCGCCTAAGAAATAAAAATCCTTATTCACGTCGTACCCTTACAGAAGACTATTCTGATCAAAGAAAGAATGAAGCAAAAGATAGTATTAAAGAATTGAGTAAGCTTAGTGATAAAGAGAAAAAGAATTTTGCTGATAGAATTGATGCTTTGACTGACACCTATGCAATCAGCTCTATTCTATCAGAAGCTAAAAATAAGAATAATGACTATTTAGAATTTGATAAAGAATATGAGGCTTTATTCAATTCAAATAAGTATAAGTTAGAAATAGAGAAAATAAAGGATCGTGTGTACTTTGATGAAGGTTACTCAGCTAGACAAGGGATTAATGACTTGAAAAGTCTGGAGAATTAA
- a CDS encoding membrane protein yields MLQYRLFPFRYFYPLVPLLFLGFIYFDSLKHILFFDTSAVDLSGGIEVKKSLLLSMIRLDSVVFDFSFYQSFIYPLVMILVAYAYYYLKSRHLKYLIGRKSDYGKRCIFLKLQLSLYVLLSFYIVIFALTLVSWLNGVAHMNGNLMPYFDQNSILRFFGQGATTFIAYYCLVKSLALFVHTYFVCFLVDYLQSFIKSSMLYLILMWALSPLLYSYLPPKYVLMTSLMSTSYSDADIPYLLSPYLGLVGVCIVLKLRKHHEII; encoded by the coding sequence ATGCTACAGTATAGATTATTTCCATTTCGCTATTTTTATCCATTAGTCCCGTTACTATTTTTAGGTTTTATTTATTTTGACAGTTTGAAGCATATCTTATTTTTTGATACAAGTGCAGTAGATTTATCTGGTGGAATTGAGGTAAAGAAAAGTCTATTGTTGAGTATGATACGTTTGGATAGTGTGGTGTTTGATTTTAGTTTTTATCAATCTTTTATCTATCCACTAGTGATGATTTTAGTGGCCTATGCCTACTATTACCTTAAGTCAAGACATCTTAAATACCTCATTGGCAGAAAGTCTGACTATGGTAAAAGGTGTATTTTTTTAAAGCTTCAGTTGAGCTTATATGTTTTACTGAGTTTTTACATTGTAATATTTGCTTTGACTTTAGTGTCTTGGCTAAATGGTGTTGCCCATATGAACGGTAATTTAATGCCTTATTTTGATCAAAACTCAATATTGCGTTTTTTTGGTCAAGGAGCAACAACCTTTATAGCTTACTATTGCTTAGTAAAATCGTTAGCTTTGTTCGTTCATACGTATTTCGTTTGTTTTCTTGTTGACTATCTTCAATCCTTTATTAAGTCAAGCATGCTCTATTTGATTTTGATGTGGGCTTTGTCACCGTTGTTATATAGCTATTTACCTCCCAAATATGTTCTTATGACTTCTTTGATGTCAACATCTTATAGTGATGCTGATATTCCTTACCTTTTATCACCTTATTTAGGCTTAGTGGGTGTGTGCATCGTTTTAAAATTGAGGAAGCACCATGAAATTATCTAA
- a CDS encoding membrane protein — MKLSNLLVVGMKACLTGLLIHLLLIKANMTGERDFHNLVCYRLLMPFPVIEGETADFVKVITLLGLSFNSFYFTISFLADLAEGTKEIFRFHARSQLVFFNKLWRTSTIFYIKEWLLFIVLILGVLMTYYGAPYHIERLCYLMVSWLTIDICLIYVMIRYASSAVVAMILFASLTLIRYFLFDVWWCLLLIVLVHMLYDNYYKES; from the coding sequence ATGAAATTATCTAACCTGCTGGTTGTTGGAATGAAAGCATGTCTTACTGGCTTACTAATACATCTTTTATTGATTAAGGCTAATATGACTGGGGAGCGAGATTTTCATAATTTAGTGTGCTATCGGTTGCTAATGCCGTTTCCAGTGATTGAAGGGGAGACAGCTGATTTTGTCAAGGTTATCACCTTGCTAGGCTTGTCCTTCAACAGCTTTTATTTTACGATTTCATTTTTGGCGGATTTGGCTGAAGGAACTAAGGAAATCTTTCGTTTTCATGCTCGAAGTCAGTTGGTATTTTTTAACAAGCTATGGCGGACGAGTACGATTTTCTATATTAAAGAGTGGTTACTTTTTATCGTTTTAATATTAGGTGTATTGATGACCTATTATGGTGCACCATATCATATTGAACGACTATGTTATCTTATGGTATCTTGGCTTACTATAGATATTTGCTTGATTTATGTTATGATACGCTATGCCTCATCTGCTGTAGTAGCTATGATCTTGTTTGCTAGTCTCACCTTGATACGTTACTTTTTGTTTGATGTTTGGTGGTGCCTGCTGCTAATAGTATTGGTACATATGCTTTATGACAATTATTATAAGGAGAGCTGA
- the lptB_1 gene encoding ABC transporter, ATP-binding protein yields MLRIEHGRKLYKGNLVLDDINLTFKEGNIYGLVGINGSGKTLILKALAGYIKLDEGAVYQDNKKIRQYHNYIEDAGILIENPEFIAHLTLLQNLELLRSISPKARDIDLAFWLDVYHLHQFSQTAFKH; encoded by the coding sequence ATGTTACGGATTGAACATGGTAGAAAACTGTATAAGGGTAACCTTGTTCTAGATGATATTAATCTTACTTTTAAAGAAGGTAATATCTATGGTTTGGTAGGTATTAATGGTTCGGGAAAAACCTTGATACTTAAGGCCTTAGCTGGTTATATCAAATTAGATGAAGGAGCTGTTTATCAGGACAATAAAAAAATTAGACAGTACCATAATTATATCGAGGATGCTGGGATTTTGATTGAGAATCCAGAGTTTATTGCACATTTAACATTGTTACAAAATCTAGAGTTGCTTAGGTCAATCTCTCCTAAGGCTAGAGATATTGATTTAGCTTTTTGGTTAGATGTTTATCATTTACATCAGTTTAGTCAAACAGCATTTAAGCATTAA
- a CDS encoding ABC transporter, ATP-binding protein codes for MHHPKILILDEPMNALDDRSVEQTKKLLLDVSKNGLVILSSHLKTDIEDLCDEVVHVAEGKIV; via the coding sequence ATGCATCACCCTAAGATCCTTATATTAGATGAGCCAATGAATGCATTAGATGACAGGAGCGTGGAGCAAACGAAAAAATTGCTTTTAGATGTTAGCAAAAATGGGCTTGTGATTTTAAGCTCACATCTGAAGACAGATATTGAAGACTTGTGTGATGAGGTAGTCCATGTCGCAGAAGGAAAAATTGTATAA
- the ulaA_2 gene encoding Ascorbate-specific PTS system, EIIC component yields MKMLIAPLNWFSQDILQNPAFFVGLLVLIGYLLLKKPLHEVFAGFVKATVGYLILNVGAGGLVNTFRPILVALGKKFELKAAVIDPYFGLAAANTKLEEMGSISVATTALLIGFGVNILLVALRKVTKVRTLFITGHIMVQQAATISVFVLLLIPQLQNAFGAWAVGIICGLYWAVSSNMTVEATQRLTGGGGFAIGHQQQFAIWFVDKVAPFFGKKEENLDNLKLASFLTIFHDTVVASATLMLVFFGAILAVLGPDMMSNAELIGAGAFNPAKQAFFMYILQTSLTFSVYLFILMQGVRMFVSELTNAFQGISSKLLPGSFPAVDVAASYGFGSSNAVLSGFTFGLIGQLITIALLVIFKNPILIITGFVPVFFDNAAIAVYADKRGGWKAAVALSFISGILQVALGAVAVGLLGLTGGYHGNIDLVLPWLPFGYLFKFLGIAGYVVVCVFLLAIPQLQFARAKDKEAYYRGEAQ; encoded by the coding sequence ATGAAAATGCTTATAGCTCCCCTAAACTGGTTTTCGCAAGATATTTTGCAAAATCCGGCTTTCTTTGTAGGTCTTTTGGTTTTGATTGGGTATTTGCTGCTTAAAAAGCCCCTGCATGAAGTATTTGCTGGCTTTGTTAAGGCAACGGTTGGTTATCTGATTTTGAATGTTGGTGCTGGGGGCTTGGTTAACACCTTTCGCCCAATCCTAGTGGCATTGGGTAAGAAATTTGAATTAAAGGCCGCAGTTATTGACCCTTACTTTGGACTTGCAGCAGCCAATACCAAGCTAGAGGAGATGGGATCCATCAGCGTTGCCACCACAGCCCTTTTGATCGGTTTTGGGGTCAATATTTTGCTAGTGGCGCTTCGTAAGGTGACAAAGGTTCGTACGCTCTTTATTACGGGTCATATCATGGTGCAGCAGGCGGCAACCATCTCTGTGTTTGTTCTTCTTTTAATCCCTCAGCTTCAAAATGCTTTTGGTGCTTGGGCGGTCGGTATTATCTGTGGCCTTTACTGGGCTGTCAGCTCCAATATGACAGTTGAGGCGACTCAGCGCTTGACAGGTGGTGGAGGCTTTGCCATTGGGCACCAGCAGCAGTTTGCGATCTGGTTTGTTGACAAGGTGGCGCCTTTCTTTGGTAAAAAAGAAGAGAACCTTGACAATCTTAAGCTAGCAAGCTTTTTAACGATTTTTCATGATACGGTGGTTGCTTCTGCCACTCTAATGCTGGTTTTCTTTGGTGCTATCTTGGCTGTGCTTGGCCCAGATATGATGTCTAATGCAGAACTTATAGGTGCTGGTGCCTTTAATCCAGCTAAGCAGGCCTTCTTTATGTATATTTTGCAAACCTCCTTAACTTTCTCAGTTTATCTCTTTATCCTGATGCAGGGTGTGCGTATGTTTGTGTCAGAGTTGACCAATGCCTTCCAAGGGATTTCAAGTAAGCTCCTTCCGGGTTCATTTCCTGCGGTGGACGTTGCAGCGTCATATGGCTTTGGCTCTTCAAACGCTGTTTTGTCAGGATTTACCTTTGGGCTTATCGGTCAGCTAATCACTATTGCACTTCTTGTGATCTTTAAAAATCCAATCTTGATCATCACAGGATTTGTTCCGGTCTTCTTTGATAATGCTGCGATTGCTGTTTATGCAGATAAGCGTGGTGGCTGGAAGGCAGCTGTTGCTCTATCCTTTATATCAGGTATTCTTCAGGTTGCCTTAGGTGCAGTGGCAGTTGGTCTGTTGGGCTTGACAGGTGGTTATCATGGCAATATTGACCTGGTGCTTCCTTGGCTTCCATTTGGTTATCTCTTCAAGTTCCTTGGTATTGCAGGCTATGTGGTGGTGTGTGTCTTCTTACTTGCTATTCCACAGCTACAATTTGCTAGGGCTAAGGATAAAGAGGCTTACTACCGCGGTGAAGCACAATAA
- the ulaB gene encoding PTS system, 3-keto-L-gulonate specific IIB component, whose product MVKVLTACGNGMGSSMVIKMKVENALRQLGVTDIQSASCSVGEAKGLASGYDIVVASNHLIHELDGRTKGHLVGLDNLMDDNEIKTKLQAVL is encoded by the coding sequence ATGGTTAAGGTTCTTACAGCATGCGGTAATGGCATGGGGTCATCAATGGTTATTAAAATGAAGGTTGAAAACGCACTTCGTCAGCTTGGGGTGACTGATATTCAGTCTGCTTCTTGCTCAGTGGGTGAGGCAAAGGGACTTGCCTCAGGCTATGATATTGTGGTTGCTTCTAATCACCTGATTCATGAATTAGATGGGCGTACAAAGGGTCATTTGGTTGGACTAGATAATCTTATGGACGACAATGAAATCAAAACCAAGCTACAGGCGGTGCTTTAG
- the ulaC_2 gene encoding sugar phosphotransferase system (PTS), IIA component yields the protein MNLKKAFIENNSIRLGLSAASWQEAVKLAVQPLIDSGAVTSEYYDAIIASTEKYGPYYVLMPGMAMPHAEAGVGVKRNAFALITLTKPVTFSDGKEASVLLTLAATDPSIHTTVAIPQIVALFELEDAISRLVACHTPAEVLALVDESKNSPYLEGLDLDS from the coding sequence ATGAATTTAAAAAAAGCATTTATCGAAAACAACTCTATTCGCTTGGGCTTGTCAGCAGCTAGCTGGCAGGAAGCGGTTAAGCTAGCTGTTCAGCCTTTGATTGACAGCGGGGCGGTGACCTCTGAATATTATGACGCTATTATCGCATCAACAGAAAAGTACGGGCCCTATTATGTCCTTATGCCGGGAATGGCCATGCCACACGCAGAGGCTGGTGTAGGGGTCAAGCGAAATGCCTTTGCTCTTATCACACTGACCAAGCCGGTGACCTTTTCAGATGGCAAAGAGGCTTCGGTATTGCTAACCTTGGCGGCAACTGATCCTTCTATTCATACAACAGTTGCTATTCCACAGATTGTCGCCCTTTTTGAACTGGAAGACGCTATTTCGCGCTTAGTTGCCTGTCACACTCCAGCAGAGGTTTTGGCTTTGGTGGACGAGTCCAAAAATAGTCCTTATTTAGAGGGCTTGGATTTGGATTCTTAG
- the ulaD gene encoding 3-keto-L-gulonate-6-phosphate decarboxylase: MTHIPKLQVALDHSDLQGAVRAAVAVGHEVDVIEAGTVCLLQVGSELVEVLRSLFPEKIIVADTKCADAGGTVAKNNAKRGADWMTCICCATIPTMAAALKAIKEERGERGEIQVELYGDWTYEQAQLWLDAGISQAIYHQSRDALLAGEVWGEKDLNKVKALIDMGFRVSVTGGLDINTLKLFEGVNVFTFIAGRGITEAEDPAAAARAFKDEIRRIWG, encoded by the coding sequence ATGACACATATTCCAAAATTACAGGTTGCCTTAGATCATTCTGATTTGCAGGGGGCGGTCAGGGCTGCTGTTGCAGTTGGTCACGAGGTTGATGTAATCGAAGCAGGGACAGTTTGCCTGCTTCAAGTAGGCAGCGAATTGGTTGAGGTGCTGCGTAGCTTATTTCCAGAGAAGATCATCGTAGCAGACACCAAGTGTGCAGACGCTGGCGGTACTGTTGCTAAGAATAATGCTAAGCGTGGTGCGGACTGGATGACTTGTATTTGCTGTGCCACTATTCCAACCATGGCAGCCGCACTGAAAGCCATCAAAGAAGAGCGTGGGGAACGTGGCGAGATTCAGGTTGAGCTGTATGGTGATTGGACCTATGAACAGGCACAATTGTGGCTAGATGCAGGCATTTCACAGGCGATTTACCATCAATCACGTGACGCCCTACTCGCTGGTGAAGTATGGGGTGAAAAAGATCTGAACAAGGTCAAAGCCCTCATTGACATGGGCTTTCGTGTATCGGTGACGGGTGGCTTAGATATCAATACCCTCAAGCTCTTTGAAGGGGTTAATGTCTTTACCTTTATTGCAGGTCGTGGTATCACTGAAGCAGAGGATCCTGCAGCAGCGGCACGTGCCTTTAAAGACGAGATTCGACGCATTTGGGGGTAA
- the sgaU gene encoding L-xylulose 5-phosphate 3-epimerase, whose protein sequence is MARPIGIYEKATPKHFTWLERLQFAKVLGFDFVEMSVDESDARLARLDWSKQERLDIVKAIYETGVRIPSICFSGHRRYPLGSSNPETEATSLELMKKCIVLAQDLGVRTIQLAGYDVYYEEKSPETRARFIKNLRQACTWAEEAQVILAIEIMDDPFINSIEKYLAVEKEIDSPYLFVYPDTGNVSAWHNDLWSEFYNGHRSIAALHLKDTYAVTETSKGQFRDVPFGQGCVDWEAMFDVLKKTHYHGPFLIEMWSENCETVEETRAAIKEAQDFLYPLIEKAGLS, encoded by the coding sequence ATGGCGCGTCCTATTGGTATATATGAAAAAGCAACGCCAAAGCATTTTACTTGGCTGGAACGCTTGCAATTTGCAAAGGTATTAGGCTTTGATTTTGTAGAAATGTCTGTCGATGAATCAGATGCTCGCCTAGCGCGCTTGGATTGGAGTAAACAGGAGCGACTAGACATTGTCAAGGCTATTTATGAAACAGGGGTTCGTATCCCAAGCATTTGCTTCTCTGGTCATCGTCGTTATCCACTTGGCTCTAGCAATCCAGAAACAGAAGCGACATCATTAGAGCTAATGAAAAAATGCATTGTGCTAGCACAGGATCTTGGTGTGCGTACCATTCAATTGGCTGGCTATGACGTTTATTATGAAGAAAAATCACCTGAAACGCGTGCGCGCTTTATCAAAAATCTCAGACAGGCCTGCACTTGGGCAGAGGAAGCTCAGGTTATTTTAGCCATTGAAATAATGGACGATCCTTTTATCAACTCAATTGAGAAATACCTAGCTGTGGAAAAAGAAATTGACTCCCCTTATCTCTTTGTCTATCCAGATACGGGCAATGTCTCTGCTTGGCATAATGACCTCTGGAGTGAATTTTACAATGGGCATCGGTCTATTGCTGCCTTGCATCTAAAGGACACCTATGCTGTGACAGAAACATCTAAAGGGCAATTTCGTGATGTGCCATTCGGTCAAGGCTGTGTTGATTGGGAAGCAATGTTTGATGTGCTCAAGAAAACGCATTATCATGGTCCATTTTTGATTGAAATGTGGTCAGAAAACTGTGAAACTGTAGAGGAGACAAGAGCTGCCATCAAGGAGGCACAGGATTTCCTTTATCCACTGATTGAGAAAGCGGGGTTAAGCTAA
- the ulaF gene encoding L-ribulose 5-phosphate 4-epimerase has product MAKRLQEMRERVCAANKALPLHGLVKFTWGNVSEVCRELGRIVIKPSGVDYDQLTPENMVVTDLDGTIVEGELNPSSDLPTHVQLYKAWPEVGGIVHTHSTEAVGWAQAGRDIPFYGTTHADYFYGPIPCARSLTADEVNGAYEKETGTVILEEFASRGLDPMAVPGIVVRNHGPFTWGKTPELAVYHSVVLEEVAKMNRLTEQINPRVEPAPTYIMDKHYLRKHGPNAYYGQKGSRH; this is encoded by the coding sequence ATGGCAAAAAGGCTACAAGAAATGCGTGAACGTGTCTGTGCAGCCAACAAGGCCCTACCGCTGCATGGGCTGGTGAAATTTACCTGGGGCAATGTCTCAGAGGTCTGTCGTGAGCTGGGACGTATCGTCATCAAGCCAAGCGGCGTTGACTATGACCAATTAACACCGGAAAATATGGTCGTTACAGACTTAGATGGCACTATTGTTGAGGGAGAGCTGAACCCTTCTTCTGATTTGCCAACCCATGTGCAATTATACAAGGCATGGCCAGAGGTTGGCGGGATTGTGCACACACACTCAACAGAAGCGGTTGGCTGGGCACAGGCTGGGCGAGATATTCCATTTTATGGGACAACTCATGCTGATTACTTTTATGGCCCCATTCCATGTGCTCGCTCTCTAACTGCCGATGAGGTTAATGGAGCCTATGAAAAAGAAACGGGTACGGTTATTTTAGAGGAATTTGCTAGTCGTGGTCTTGATCCGATGGCAGTGCCTGGTATTGTTGTTCGCAATCATGGTCCCTTTACTTGGGGCAAGACGCCTGAATTAGCGGTTTATCACTCAGTGGTGCTCGAAGAGGTGGCCAAGATGAACCGCCTGACAGAACAAATCAATCCTCGTGTGGAGCCAGCTCCAACCTATATTATGGACAAGCATTACCTTAGAAAGCATGGTCCAAATGCCTATTATGGCCAAAAAGGTAGCCGGCATTAA